The following proteins are encoded in a genomic region of Cloacibacillus sp. An23:
- a CDS encoding TRAP transporter small permease, which yields MLAALDKLIKAVYNVVLAVIIAIGLVMLVVAWAHVFCRYVLNDSLTWSEELLKILLVWFCLLSTTIIAVQREHVSIVVFKEMMPHSANRTLTFVSQILMLAASVIVMLIGIDFVNVAGSRMTPALRIPYRYTYSAIPVSFAILSLYELRNTIADFVKGPKFAIDVKPKD from the coding sequence ATGCTGGCTGCTCTCGATAAGCTTATAAAAGCAGTCTACAATGTAGTGCTGGCGGTGATAATCGCCATTGGGCTAGTAATGCTGGTCGTCGCTTGGGCGCACGTATTCTGCCGCTATGTGCTCAACGATTCGCTGACATGGTCCGAAGAGCTGCTTAAGATACTTCTAGTGTGGTTCTGCCTGCTCAGCACGACCATAATAGCTGTACAGCGCGAGCATGTGAGCATCGTAGTTTTTAAGGAGATGATGCCGCACAGCGCGAACCGCACTCTGACATTTGTTTCGCAGATTCTTATGCTCGCCGCGTCGGTGATCGTTATGCTCATAGGCATAGATTTCGTGAATGTCGCAGGCTCACGCATGACGCCGGCCCTTAGGATCCCTTATCGGTACACATATTCGGCGATTCCTGTCTCCTTTGCAATCTTGTCGTTGTATGAGCTGCGCAATACGATTGCAGATTTTGTAAAGGGACCGAAGTTCGCAATCGACGTAAAACCGA
- a CDS encoding AraC family transcriptional regulator has product MINYRPILVDSTLQELTEHGDFAFPMSMDEQRVSDSYVAFVPHWHYEIQISAVVKGSVIFRTPENEFRLEKGEAVFFNSGCIHEAVPTEDKDGVYTCVNFHPKVVYGYAESLLRQDYVNPVLYSNELQAIVFRDEPWHLEVRKLMDSLIAVNRAERFGYELEMYSIILKIWHLIVQNNESLISASSLVSFADKQRIRSLTHFIHKNYMERISLTEIAESDHISKGECCRVFQRVLGTTPFAYLINYRIHQGMKMLATTDHNISEIAQSVGFGSGSYFTECFKKMMHCSPMQYRKHIRKEGKSEDAPRPEEDYS; this is encoded by the coding sequence GTGATAAATTACCGCCCCATACTTGTAGACAGCACGCTCCAGGAGCTCACGGAGCACGGCGATTTCGCCTTCCCGATGTCTATGGACGAGCAGCGCGTCTCCGACAGCTATGTCGCCTTCGTTCCGCACTGGCACTACGAGATACAAATCTCTGCGGTCGTAAAGGGCTCCGTGATTTTCAGGACGCCGGAAAATGAATTCCGGCTTGAAAAGGGCGAGGCCGTTTTCTTCAACAGCGGCTGCATACACGAGGCCGTCCCGACCGAGGACAAGGACGGCGTCTACACATGCGTCAATTTTCACCCTAAGGTCGTTTACGGCTACGCCGAAAGTCTGCTGCGCCAGGACTATGTCAATCCAGTCCTCTACTCCAACGAGCTGCAGGCGATAGTTTTCCGGGACGAGCCGTGGCATCTCGAGGTGCGTAAGCTCATGGATTCGCTCATAGCGGTCAACCGCGCGGAGCGCTTCGGCTACGAGCTTGAGATGTACTCCATCATACTGAAGATATGGCACCTCATCGTGCAGAACAACGAAAGCCTAATCTCGGCCTCCTCGCTCGTATCCTTCGCGGACAAACAGAGGATAAGGTCGCTCACGCACTTCATACACAAGAACTATATGGAGCGCATATCCCTGACCGAGATAGCGGAGTCGGACCACATCAGCAAAGGCGAATGCTGCCGCGTCTTCCAGCGCGTACTCGGCACAACGCCATTCGCATATCTGATAAACTACCGCATACACCAGGGCATGAAGATGCTGGCGACGACCGACCACAACATTTCGGAGATAGCGCAGAGCGTAGGCTTCGGCTCCGGCAGCTACTTCACGGAATGCTTCAAGAAGATGATGCACTGCTCGCCGATGCAGTACCGCAAGCATATTCGCAAGGAAGGCAAATCGGAGGATGCGCCGCGGCCCGAGGAAGACTATTCGTAA
- a CDS encoding tyramine oxidase subunit B: MSNKIEFIYLSEPDTIKLGITDAPAWVDVCEEVFGLLAKGDYLMGGPNHNSHGMGIIFPKESPFPNMPVAGPDRRFFAMPAYLGGRFDVCGNKWYGSNAANTAKGLPRSILTVLINDKDTGAPLCHMSANILSATRTGAIPAVATRHLARKDSEVCAVIGCGPINKSCFRHIVTQAPNLKKIITYDIFLDKAQAFADWAKSEFGLEASATTELPEALKEADLVTVAASRLKPLHIESSWIKKGALVMLTGPAKGDDDLWLKSKIVYDNIKLHEAYVEEAYASGDVPGYYAGVIGGPIYTLIDEGKLPKLEDSTDIGNVILGNKPGRTSDDETIIFVACGMAVFDVACGFELYQRALKQGVGQKLLLWDEPYIK, translated from the coding sequence ATGAGCAACAAGATTGAGTTTATCTATCTTTCTGAGCCGGATACCATCAAGCTCGGTATCACCGACGCTCCGGCGTGGGTAGACGTCTGCGAAGAGGTCTTCGGGCTCCTCGCCAAGGGCGACTACCTCATGGGCGGGCCGAACCACAACAGCCACGGCATGGGGATAATCTTCCCGAAGGAATCTCCCTTCCCGAATATGCCGGTCGCCGGCCCCGACCGCCGCTTCTTCGCAATGCCGGCCTATCTCGGCGGCCGCTTCGATGTCTGCGGCAACAAGTGGTACGGCTCGAACGCCGCGAACACCGCGAAGGGGCTCCCGCGCTCGATACTGACCGTCCTCATCAACGATAAGGACACTGGCGCGCCCCTCTGCCACATGTCGGCGAACATACTCAGCGCGACGCGCACGGGAGCCATCCCCGCCGTCGCCACGCGCCACCTCGCGCGCAAGGATTCCGAAGTCTGCGCCGTTATAGGCTGCGGCCCGATAAACAAGTCCTGCTTCCGCCACATCGTAACCCAGGCCCCGAACCTCAAGAAGATCATAACCTACGACATATTCCTCGATAAGGCGCAGGCCTTCGCCGACTGGGCCAAGAGCGAATTCGGCCTCGAAGCCTCCGCCACGACGGAACTGCCGGAGGCGCTCAAGGAGGCCGACCTCGTCACCGTCGCCGCGTCGCGCCTCAAGCCGCTCCACATCGAGAGCTCGTGGATTAAAAAAGGCGCTCTCGTCATGCTCACCGGCCCCGCTAAGGGCGACGACGACCTCTGGCTCAAGAGCAAGATAGTCTACGACAACATCAAGCTTCACGAAGCCTACGTCGAAGAAGCCTACGCCTCCGGCGACGTCCCCGGATATTACGCCGGAGTCATCGGCGGCCCGATATACACGCTCATCGACGAAGGCAAGCTTCCGAAGCTTGAGGACTCCACCGACATCGGAAACGTCATACTCGGCAACAAGCCCGGACGCACGAGCGACGACGAGACGATAATCTTCGTCGCCTGCGGAATGGCGGTATTCGACGTCGCATGCGGCTTCGAGCTCTACCAGCGCGCGCTGAAACAGGGCGTAGGCCAGAAGCTCCTGCTGTGGGACGAGCCGTATATAAAGTAA
- a CDS encoding TRAP transporter substrate-binding protein: MRRKAIAALLTLACVMLTSVCAFAAEKITARVSACNSMTHPQTIGLLVMKQYVEDKTDGNFVINIFPNSQLGAEEESLAQVQTGSLEMATASLAPVTTFQKNFFVLDIPFLFNNYNEAWMVMDSKVGQDLLASLEECGMKGLAYMENGFRHVTSSVKPITKLADFKGLKIRTMQNPMHMASFEALGANPTPVPFSELYLSMQQKIVDGQENPISNMWDLNMYEVQKYVSLTGHIYDGMPLVANLRWFEKLPPEYQEALAVGAILGQNYSRFVNAGREDVILAELKKRGMEVNSLEPSALAEIRNAAQPVVIERAKKELGAEYVDKFLSDIKAVKADILKGMN, from the coding sequence ATGAGAAGAAAAGCGATAGCTGCACTTTTAACTCTTGCCTGCGTCATGTTGACGTCTGTATGCGCCTTCGCCGCTGAAAAAATCACGGCGCGCGTCTCCGCCTGCAACTCGATGACGCATCCGCAGACGATAGGCCTTCTTGTAATGAAGCAGTACGTCGAGGACAAAACCGACGGCAATTTCGTAATCAACATCTTCCCGAACAGCCAGCTCGGCGCCGAGGAAGAGTCACTCGCACAGGTGCAGACTGGCTCCCTCGAAATGGCGACCGCGTCTCTGGCGCCCGTCACCACGTTCCAGAAAAATTTCTTCGTCCTCGATATTCCGTTCCTTTTCAATAATTACAATGAAGCGTGGATGGTGATGGACAGCAAAGTCGGGCAGGATCTGCTCGCCTCGCTCGAAGAATGCGGCATGAAAGGGCTCGCCTACATGGAAAACGGCTTCCGTCATGTTACCTCTTCCGTGAAACCTATAACAAAGCTTGCCGATTTCAAAGGGCTTAAGATAAGAACGATGCAGAACCCGATGCACATGGCGAGCTTTGAAGCCCTCGGCGCAAACCCGACGCCCGTCCCCTTCTCCGAACTCTATCTTTCGATGCAGCAGAAAATCGTAGACGGACAGGAAAACCCGATTTCCAATATGTGGGACCTCAACATGTACGAAGTACAGAAATATGTCTCGCTCACCGGGCACATTTACGACGGAATGCCGCTTGTCGCCAATCTCCGCTGGTTTGAAAAGCTGCCGCCCGAATATCAGGAGGCTCTCGCCGTCGGTGCGATTCTTGGACAGAACTACAGCCGCTTCGTAAACGCGGGCCGCGAGGACGTGATACTTGCAGAGCTTAAGAAAAGGGGCATGGAAGTCAACAGTCTCGAACCGTCGGCGTTAGCAGAGATACGGAACGCGGCGCAGCCTGTCGTTATAGAAAGAGCAAAGAAAGAGCTTGGGGCTGAATACGTCGATAAATTCCTTTCCGACATCAAAGCGGTTAAAGCAGATATTCTCAAGGGGATGAATTAG
- the lat gene encoding L-lysine 6-transaminase: MASNCSVAPKDVFSTIEKLLLRDGFDIVIDMEKSKGSHVIDSVSGADWLDFYTFFASAPFGMNHPKLDNEEFKEKIFRAAINKVANSDIYTQEMAEFVKTFGEVAVPEGYEHLFLIDYGTLAVENTFKVAMDWKTQKLLQKGKITPGEAYDGRKGTKIMHFNEAFHGRSGYTLSVTNTNDPNKHQRYAKFTEWPRIINPKITFPLEEHLGEVEWLEAQAIKQIKHVLMNDPDGIAAVIIETIQGEGGDNHFRTEFFKQLRQICDENEMLLIFDEVQCGMGITGKMWAWEHHAPVKPDLFSFGKKAQICGVIAGPRIDEVENNCFKVSSRLNSTWGGTVVDMVRAQRYLEIYRDDKILDYVANVAGPALYNGLKELEAEFPKYIRNVRGKGLMCAYDICSEELRNKFLKACQANHMLILGCGSNTVRFRPALNVPLEDIKLGIEISRKAAREVFGK; the protein is encoded by the coding sequence ATGGCATCGAATTGTTCCGTAGCGCCAAAGGACGTATTCTCGACGATAGAAAAGCTGCTGCTCCGCGACGGTTTTGACATCGTAATCGACATGGAGAAATCAAAGGGCAGTCACGTCATAGATTCCGTCAGCGGGGCGGACTGGCTCGACTTCTATACGTTCTTCGCGTCGGCCCCCTTCGGGATGAACCACCCGAAGCTCGACAACGAAGAGTTCAAGGAAAAGATATTCCGCGCAGCTATCAACAAAGTCGCCAACTCCGACATCTACACTCAGGAGATGGCCGAATTCGTCAAGACCTTCGGCGAGGTAGCCGTGCCCGAAGGCTACGAGCACCTGTTCCTGATAGACTACGGGACGCTCGCCGTCGAAAACACCTTCAAAGTTGCGATGGACTGGAAGACTCAGAAACTTCTTCAGAAGGGCAAGATAACCCCTGGCGAAGCCTACGACGGGCGCAAAGGCACGAAGATAATGCACTTCAACGAGGCGTTCCACGGGCGCAGCGGATACACTCTCTCCGTGACGAACACCAACGACCCGAACAAGCACCAGCGCTACGCGAAATTCACCGAGTGGCCGCGCATCATCAACCCGAAGATCACCTTCCCGCTCGAAGAGCATCTCGGCGAAGTCGAGTGGCTCGAGGCGCAGGCCATCAAGCAGATCAAACACGTTCTGATGAACGATCCCGACGGAATAGCCGCCGTCATCATCGAGACCATACAGGGCGAGGGCGGCGACAACCATTTCCGCACGGAGTTCTTCAAGCAGCTCCGCCAGATATGCGACGAGAACGAAATGCTGCTCATCTTCGACGAAGTCCAGTGCGGCATGGGCATCACCGGCAAGATGTGGGCGTGGGAGCACCACGCTCCGGTCAAGCCGGACCTCTTCTCCTTCGGCAAGAAGGCGCAGATATGCGGCGTCATCGCCGGACCGCGCATCGACGAAGTGGAGAACAACTGCTTCAAGGTCTCGAGCCGCCTCAACTCGACGTGGGGCGGAACCGTGGTAGATATGGTGCGCGCGCAGAGATACCTTGAAATCTACCGCGACGACAAAATTCTCGACTACGTCGCGAACGTCGCCGGCCCGGCGCTCTATAACGGACTCAAGGAGCTCGAGGCAGAGTTCCCGAAGTATATCCGCAACGTCCGCGGCAAAGGACTCATGTGCGCCTACGACATATGCTCTGAAGAGCTGCGCAACAAGTTCCTCAAAGCCTGCCAGGCCAACCACATGCTCATCCTCGGCTGCGGCAGCAACACCGTCCGCTTCCGCCCGGCGCTCAACGTCCCGCTCGAGGACATCAAACTCGGAATCGAAATCTCGCGCAAGGCCGCGAGGGAAGTTTTCGGAAAGTAG
- a CDS encoding enolase, whose product MSKITEVKARQLIDCKCRPMVEVDVITEKGSLGRGSAPTGSSVGMYESFVLRDNDPKEYNGMSVHKAVENVNKIIAPALIGKEVSGQEEIDKIMIELDGTPDKHNLGGNAIYSASIAAFRAAAGDAGKTLYDYIAGEPVKDVPIPSFNVINGGKYPGLTQAFNEFIVMPYKADSIYEAVEIAVKVFQKLGPVIKNYTKKEPGVGGSYGWIAPSEDPEVLLSLMQEAIDACGYTGKCAFALDCASSEMYDAETKTYYLNGKRLSSDELIGYVKGLTERWNFVFIEDMLDENDWDGYEKAHREITRTLIIADDFTATSKERIARACSTNSIDGFILKPNQVGTISEALDAYRFARERGLLAIPSGRSGGVIGDVVMDLAVGLDVSFIKNGCPRSGERIDKLNFLMRVADLNPGCVMSDISSLVRF is encoded by the coding sequence ATGTCAAAGATAACGGAAGTCAAGGCAAGACAGCTAATCGACTGCAAATGCCGCCCGATGGTGGAGGTAGACGTAATAACCGAAAAAGGCTCGCTCGGACGCGGAAGCGCGCCGACCGGAAGTTCCGTCGGAATGTACGAGTCGTTCGTGCTGCGCGACAACGACCCCAAAGAATACAACGGCATGAGCGTCCACAAGGCCGTCGAAAACGTGAACAAGATAATAGCCCCGGCGCTCATAGGCAAAGAAGTTAGCGGGCAGGAAGAAATAGACAAAATAATGATAGAGCTCGACGGCACGCCGGACAAACATAATCTCGGCGGAAACGCGATATACAGCGCATCGATAGCGGCTTTCCGCGCCGCCGCAGGAGACGCCGGCAAAACGCTCTACGACTATATAGCGGGCGAGCCGGTCAAAGACGTGCCGATACCGTCATTCAACGTCATCAACGGCGGGAAATATCCCGGACTGACGCAGGCCTTCAACGAATTCATCGTGATGCCCTACAAGGCCGATTCCATATACGAAGCCGTCGAGATCGCCGTCAAGGTGTTCCAGAAGCTCGGCCCCGTCATCAAGAACTATACGAAAAAAGAGCCGGGCGTCGGCGGATCATACGGCTGGATCGCGCCGTCGGAGGACCCGGAGGTGCTGTTATCGCTCATGCAGGAGGCGATAGACGCGTGCGGCTACACCGGCAAATGCGCTTTTGCGCTCGACTGCGCCTCCAGCGAGATGTACGACGCCGAGACTAAGACGTACTACCTTAACGGCAAGCGCCTTTCCTCCGACGAGCTCATAGGCTACGTCAAAGGGCTTACGGAAAGATGGAATTTCGTCTTCATCGAGGACATGCTCGACGAAAACGACTGGGATGGCTACGAAAAGGCCCACAGAGAGATAACGAGGACTCTCATCATAGCAGACGACTTCACCGCGACAAGCAAGGAACGCATAGCGCGCGCCTGCTCGACGAACTCGATAGACGGCTTCATCCTCAAGCCGAACCAGGTCGGCACGATAAGCGAAGCGCTCGACGCATACCGCTTTGCGCGCGAGCGCGGACTGCTCGCGATACCTTCCGGACGCTCGGGCGGCGTCATCGGCGACGTCGTGATGGACCTCGCGGTCGGCCTCGACGTGAGCTTTATCAAGAACGGCTGCCCGCGCTCCGGCGAGAGGATAGACAAACTGAATTTCCTGATGCGCGTCGCCGACCTGAACCCCGGCTGCGTGATGTCGGACATTTCTTCGCTCGTGCGCTTCTAG
- a CDS encoding TRAP transporter large permease, with product MELATLVICFLFLMVIGLPIAYNLIISSLAYLLVSGFPVIVITQKMYEGMNSFSFLAVPFFVLTGQLMLKGKLLESLIDFVNAFFGRFNGAIAMVTIGASLLMGSIVGLAVAAAASLGVFLIPMMKKEGYSAAFSAGVMSSASLLGPIMPPSVLMILYCMSVGKTSIAGLFMAAIVPALLIAGVQIVIANRIATKRGYKAHGKATAEQKIAATKKALPSLLLPVIILGGIFSGIFTITEASAVAVLYSGFLAFCVNRSVKLKDIPDMFLDAASTTGLVLLLAGAGSVMAWAIANERLLDSLIGPLSTMPWWLFLLCVNILLLIVGCFMDDYASIVILAPLIAPIAWELGIDPLHIGLVICINLVVGLATPPFGITLFVTSPVAGVRIEDTVKEAIPFIAATICVLLLVTFCPKLVLFLPRLAGY from the coding sequence ATGGAACTAGCGACGCTGGTCATTTGTTTTCTGTTTTTGATGGTGATAGGGCTGCCTATAGCTTATAACCTGATTATAAGCTCGCTGGCATATCTTCTTGTCAGCGGTTTTCCTGTCATCGTCATCACGCAGAAGATGTATGAGGGAATGAACAGCTTCTCCTTCCTGGCAGTTCCGTTCTTCGTACTTACGGGACAGCTCATGCTCAAGGGGAAGCTGCTTGAATCGCTCATCGACTTCGTAAATGCTTTCTTCGGGCGTTTCAACGGAGCGATAGCGATGGTCACTATAGGCGCTAGCCTCCTTATGGGGTCGATCGTCGGCCTCGCGGTCGCAGCCGCCGCTTCGCTCGGAGTCTTTCTCATTCCTATGATGAAGAAGGAGGGCTATTCCGCTGCGTTTTCCGCCGGTGTCATGTCGTCGGCTTCACTTCTCGGCCCGATAATGCCGCCGAGCGTCCTGATGATCCTTTACTGCATGTCCGTCGGCAAAACGTCCATTGCCGGACTATTTATGGCTGCGATAGTCCCGGCCCTGCTTATCGCAGGGGTGCAGATCGTAATTGCCAACAGGATAGCGACGAAGCGCGGGTACAAAGCTCACGGCAAGGCTACGGCCGAACAGAAAATAGCGGCGACCAAGAAGGCGTTGCCGTCTCTGCTGCTGCCGGTCATCATTCTCGGAGGCATATTCAGCGGTATATTCACGATAACCGAGGCATCGGCTGTTGCCGTGCTTTACAGCGGATTCCTCGCCTTCTGCGTCAACCGCTCCGTCAAGCTCAAGGACATCCCGGATATGTTCCTTGACGCGGCTTCGACGACCGGGCTCGTCCTGCTGCTTGCTGGAGCAGGAAGCGTTATGGCCTGGGCCATCGCGAACGAGCGTCTGCTCGACAGCCTCATCGGCCCGCTTTCGACGATGCCGTGGTGGCTTTTCCTGCTCTGCGTCAACATCCTGCTCCTTATCGTCGGTTGTTTCATGGACGACTATGCCTCGATAGTCATTCTCGCCCCGCTTATCGCGCCTATAGCGTGGGAGCTCGGCATAGACCCTCTTCATATAGGGCTCGTCATCTGCATCAACCTGGTCGTAGGACTCGCGACGCCGCCCTTTGGAATAACACTTTTCGTCACAAGCCCTGTGGCGGGGGTGCGAATAGAGGACACTGTCAAGGAAGCGATACCATTTATCGCCGCCACGATATGCGTCCTTCTGCTCGTCACTTTCTGCCCGAAACTGGTGCTTTTCCTGCCTCGCCTGGCGGGTTACTAG
- a CDS encoding DUF4147 domain-containing protein, with the protein MQWKIRNREQLLSHGDTESRRIVLDIADRTLQKLDAKERIKSIMSLDGDILRIGTKSWDLSKKKNVYLLGAGKACNHMAMAVDEILGDRLTRGIAIVKISEPTDVFNKTEVYVGGHPLPNEEGYRACRIILDIVDNSGPDDLFICVISGGSSALMSCPIDGISLEDEIKVTDVMLKSGANIYEINAIRRHISQMNGGMLAKRIEARGAELIGFGISDAVGTPPTGDIGIPYANYKSTPMGPDATTLDDARRVIRDYDVADRLPKNVVDYLMNAGPECETPKAFPNNTYYLINTLPDSCAYAKKIAEEMGVPAVILTSFLEGESRDVGTMLASVAREIQAYGNPVKAPCVLLASGEATTQILDNSTITGHGGPSQEETLSFALSAAKARGICLLSIDSEGTDGTTGVAGGITDSTSYKAALEKGIDVHAALRGHASFEALDAIGDAVFTGNTGTNLCDFNVMYVPKID; encoded by the coding sequence ATGCAGTGGAAAATAAGGAACCGCGAGCAGCTTTTATCCCACGGAGACACGGAGTCAAGACGCATCGTCCTCGACATAGCCGACAGGACGCTCCAGAAGCTTGACGCTAAGGAGCGCATCAAGAGCATAATGAGCCTGGACGGCGATATTCTGCGCATCGGGACGAAGAGCTGGGACCTTTCCAAGAAAAAGAACGTCTATCTGCTCGGCGCCGGCAAGGCATGCAACCACATGGCGATGGCGGTGGACGAGATACTCGGAGACAGGCTGACGCGCGGCATAGCGATCGTAAAAATATCGGAGCCGACGGACGTTTTCAATAAAACCGAAGTTTACGTCGGCGGGCATCCGCTCCCCAACGAAGAGGGCTACAGGGCCTGCAGGATAATACTCGACATCGTGGACAACTCCGGACCGGACGACCTGTTTATATGCGTCATCAGCGGAGGCAGCTCCGCGCTGATGAGCTGCCCGATAGACGGGATCTCGCTCGAAGACGAGATAAAGGTGACGGACGTGATGCTCAAGTCCGGGGCGAACATATACGAGATAAACGCGATACGCCGCCACATATCGCAGATGAACGGCGGCATGCTGGCGAAGCGTATAGAGGCGCGCGGCGCTGAGCTGATAGGTTTCGGCATCAGCGACGCCGTGGGCACGCCTCCGACAGGCGACATCGGCATCCCTTACGCAAATTACAAGAGCACGCCGATGGGGCCGGACGCGACGACGCTCGACGACGCGCGGCGCGTGATACGCGATTACGACGTCGCGGACAGGCTGCCGAAGAACGTCGTGGACTACCTGATGAACGCGGGCCCCGAGTGCGAGACGCCGAAGGCCTTCCCGAACAACACGTACTACTTAATAAACACGCTGCCAGACTCATGCGCCTACGCGAAAAAAATTGCGGAAGAGATGGGCGTTCCCGCCGTCATACTCACGTCGTTCCTCGAGGGCGAGAGCCGCGACGTAGGCACGATGCTCGCCTCAGTGGCGCGCGAGATACAGGCCTACGGCAACCCGGTCAAGGCTCCGTGCGTGCTGCTCGCCTCCGGCGAAGCGACGACGCAGATCCTCGACAACAGCACGATAACGGGCCACGGCGGCCCGTCGCAGGAGGAGACGCTGAGCTTCGCGCTATCGGCCGCTAAGGCCAGGGGGATATGCCTGCTCTCGATAGATTCAGAGGGCACCGACGGCACGACCGGCGTCGCGGGCGGCATCACCGACTCGACCAGCTACAAGGCGGCTCTTGAAAAGGGAATCGACGTACACGCAGCGCTGCGCGGACACGCGAGCTTCGAGGCGCTCGACGCGATAGGAGACGCGGTCTTCACAGGAAACACTGGAACCAACCTCTGCGACTTCAACGTAATGTACGTTCCGAAAATAGATTAG
- a CDS encoding YkgJ family cysteine cluster protein, with amino-acid sequence MSFWWEKEGVRFECRGCGRCCGGEPGEIWVTPAERARIAAELGMDEAAFRKECLTRIDGRCSIKEKENYDCLFLDADTRRCKIYKVRPLQCRMFPFWPSMLTDRRVWDYYAAFCPGMNDGRLYPPELVRKFLELPAASEL; translated from the coding sequence ATGAGTTTCTGGTGGGAAAAAGAAGGCGTGCGCTTCGAGTGCCGCGGCTGCGGACGCTGCTGCGGCGGCGAGCCGGGCGAAATATGGGTGACGCCCGCCGAGCGCGCGAGAATAGCCGCCGAGCTCGGCATGGACGAGGCCGCCTTCAGAAAGGAATGCCTAACGCGCATAGACGGGCGCTGCAGCATAAAGGAAAAGGAGAACTACGACTGCCTCTTCCTCGACGCGGATACACGCCGCTGCAAAATCTACAAAGTCCGCCCGCTCCAGTGCCGCATGTTCCCATTCTGGCCCTCGATGCTGACCGACAGGCGCGTATGGGACTATTACGCCGCCTTCTGCCCCGGCATGAACGACGGCAGGCTTTATCCGCCTGAGCTGGTGCGAAAATTCCTCGAACTCCCAGCAGCCTCCGAGCTGTAA
- a CDS encoding C69 family dipeptidase: MLSCDTFALPAGRCLGGSNLLAKNSDRPLGEAQALTWSPGAKHGAGEKVECTYISVPQTGETYGVLGSRPYWMWGFEMGVNEKGVMIGNEAQGSKAAETGRGNALLGMDMLRLGLERGATAREAMRVITALLEEYGQNANASVLEDKRYENSFLIADREEIWLLETAGRMWAAKRIEEPCAISNCYTIAKPDECSEALEKYARDKGWLAEGERFNFAKAYTAPAQRQTGAVPRLRRLSSMLEAEKDPFDAVTVKSILRDHFEGTLLEPRFGVSFGVFPSVCMHAMTPESSQTAASMICRWAEGAGPAMRFACSLPCLSLYIPAYCAGPLPPLMSESGEKFSESSLWWLFERLAAAVSADYDRYAPFIRVGGVALEEEIETQAARAEREAARLARRGLSEEAAEVLCSVMEECANKAASFALKNFERISAMIKSRGGLAGTKKEFLEEYCRRVGMRLW; encoded by the coding sequence ATGCTTTCATGCGACACATTCGCGCTTCCGGCGGGGAGATGCCTGGGCGGGAGCAATCTTCTGGCGAAAAACAGCGACAGGCCGCTCGGCGAGGCGCAGGCGCTGACATGGTCGCCCGGCGCGAAGCACGGAGCCGGCGAGAAAGTCGAATGTACCTACATATCCGTCCCGCAGACCGGCGAGACATACGGCGTGCTCGGCTCCAGACCCTACTGGATGTGGGGCTTCGAGATGGGCGTCAACGAAAAAGGCGTGATGATAGGCAACGAGGCGCAGGGCAGCAAAGCCGCCGAGACGGGACGCGGAAACGCGCTGCTTGGCATGGATATGCTGCGCCTCGGCCTCGAGCGAGGAGCGACTGCCCGCGAGGCGATGCGCGTCATAACGGCGCTGCTTGAGGAATACGGGCAGAACGCCAACGCGAGCGTGCTCGAGGACAAACGTTACGAAAATTCTTTTCTTATAGCCGACAGGGAGGAAATTTGGCTGCTCGAGACGGCTGGGCGCATGTGGGCCGCCAAACGCATAGAAGAGCCGTGCGCGATAAGCAACTGCTATACGATCGCGAAACCGGACGAATGCAGCGAGGCGCTGGAAAAATATGCGCGGGACAAAGGCTGGCTCGCGGAAGGCGAGCGGTTTAACTTCGCGAAGGCCTACACGGCCCCGGCGCAAAGACAGACCGGCGCCGTGCCGAGGCTGCGGCGGCTGAGCTCCATGCTCGAAGCCGAAAAAGACCCCTTCGACGCCGTTACGGTAAAATCCATCCTGCGCGACCACTTCGAGGGCACGCTCCTAGAGCCGCGCTTCGGCGTATCCTTCGGCGTCTTCCCGTCGGTCTGTATGCACGCGATGACGCCGGAGTCGAGCCAGACGGCCGCCTCCATGATATGCCGCTGGGCGGAAGGCGCGGGCCCTGCGATGCGCTTCGCCTGCTCGCTGCCATGCTTGTCGCTCTACATACCGGCGTACTGCGCCGGCCCTCTGCCGCCGCTTATGAGCGAAAGCGGCGAAAAGTTCAGTGAAAGCTCGCTCTGGTGGCTCTTTGAAAGGCTCGCCGCCGCGGTATCGGCCGACTACGACAGATACGCGCCGTTCATCCGCGTGGGCGGAGTCGCGCTCGAAGAGGAAATCGAAACGCAGGCCGCGAGAGCCGAACGCGAGGCGGCCCGTCTGGCAAGGCGCGGCCTTTCCGAAGAAGCCGCAGAAGTCCTCTGCTCAGTCATGGAAGAGTGCGCGAACAAAGCCGCATCGTTTGCGCTGAAAAACTTCGAAAGAATAAGCGCAATGATAAAATCCCGCGGCGGCCTGGCCGGCACGAAAAAAGAATTTCTGGAGGAGTACTGCAGGCGCGTCGGGATGAGGCTGTGGTGA